Proteins encoded together in one Flavobacteriales bacterium window:
- a CDS encoding T9SS type A sorting domain-containing protein has translation MRTTLAIVFCAASFSAFAQEASQESGAIVATGFHITRPLSEIFSENPVPQDFSPVRGESKDRLHREPPKYEFTGEDGPPYANDEATLQRAEGDERGAGGMKISFNGGTASGFRPYDPSGAAGPSHYVQMINSTTFRIYNKSTGALLLTGTLGNLWNPPTGNSGDPIVLYDKPANRWMLAQFGTSTDRRIYIAVSTTSDPTGSYYTYTYTSPQFPDYLKFSVWHDGYYMTSNQSTQKVFAFERAAMVAGTPGARAVYVNYSPPKAGFFVPLPGCAADGTLPASGPCPIFSYSDNGWGTGFFDRVNVYNMTVNWVPATPTASIALATNITAAAFDGSYNASWNDCPQPGTTQKLDGIGGAMMYRAQWRSWNGYNTVMLNWAVRINSTQRGIKWCELRQNQSTGAWSMYQEGIYAPGTDTRWMGSICMDNNGSIGLSYLRSNSTSMYPSLYWTGRRSCDPLGTLPLTESLVVAGTGHQTGTNRVGDYAHQCLDPDGVTFWSTSEYMGGTSGASAARTRIFSYQITPCSNAAGVSIALTGGTNPTCTGAGVTFTATPTNGGTSPSYQWRVNGANVGTNSPTFTSTTLTNGAVVSCVMTSNLAGVTGNPATSNAITMTVSGTVTPAVSIAITAGSNPTNSGSSVTFTATPTNGGTSPGYQWRVNGANVGTNSATYTTTTLTNGAVVGCVMTSNSPCASPTTATSNSITMTVNTVVTYCTAGTSNTAYERITNVSMGSINNPSGASSYSNFTNLSTTVSVGVAQSITVTIGNPYSTDRVLIWCDWNRNGTLTDAGEAVYASPQGVGPFTTSITAPTGTTTGAVRMRIRLTDAAAGANLTPCGTSTYGEVEDYTLNVTGTLAPVVVADAPPQEVSAVRMETLDVFPNPSAGECTVKASSPGTYYLLNEQGVLVRSFTITGTQAPVQLTDLASGTYVISGQTATGIVKRKLIVNR, from the coding sequence ATGAGAACAACGCTCGCCATTGTGTTCTGCGCGGCTTCGTTCAGCGCGTTCGCCCAGGAAGCCTCGCAGGAAAGCGGGGCCATCGTCGCCACCGGTTTCCACATCACGCGCCCCCTGAGCGAGATCTTCTCCGAGAACCCCGTCCCGCAGGACTTCTCGCCCGTTCGGGGGGAGTCCAAGGACCGCCTTCATCGGGAACCCCCGAAATACGAGTTCACAGGAGAGGACGGGCCACCCTATGCCAACGACGAGGCCACCCTACAGCGCGCCGAGGGCGATGAGCGCGGGGCAGGCGGCATGAAGATCAGCTTCAACGGCGGCACCGCCAGCGGCTTCCGGCCTTACGATCCCTCGGGCGCGGCAGGGCCGAGCCACTATGTGCAGATGATCAATTCGACCACGTTCCGGATCTACAACAAGAGCACCGGTGCGCTGCTGCTTACCGGTACGTTAGGCAACCTGTGGAACCCGCCGACCGGCAACAGCGGCGATCCCATCGTGCTGTACGACAAACCGGCCAACCGCTGGATGCTCGCCCAGTTCGGCACAAGCACGGACCGGCGCATCTACATCGCGGTGAGCACCACGTCCGATCCCACCGGCTCGTACTACACGTACACCTACACCTCGCCCCAGTTCCCGGACTATCTGAAATTCAGCGTGTGGCATGACGGGTATTACATGACCTCCAATCAGAGCACGCAGAAGGTCTTCGCCTTCGAACGTGCGGCCATGGTGGCCGGCACCCCGGGCGCCCGCGCGGTCTACGTGAACTACTCGCCGCCCAAGGCCGGCTTCTTCGTACCCCTGCCCGGTTGCGCCGCCGACGGCACCCTGCCCGCGAGCGGCCCCTGTCCCATCTTCTCCTACTCCGACAATGGCTGGGGCACCGGGTTCTTCGACCGCGTGAACGTGTACAACATGACGGTGAACTGGGTGCCCGCCACGCCCACGGCCTCCATCGCCCTGGCCACCAACATCACCGCCGCGGCGTTCGACGGCTCGTACAATGCCAGTTGGAACGACTGTCCGCAACCGGGCACGACCCAGAAGCTGGACGGCATCGGTGGTGCCATGATGTACCGCGCGCAGTGGAGATCGTGGAACGGATACAACACCGTGATGCTCAATTGGGCCGTGCGCATCAACAGCACCCAGCGCGGCATCAAGTGGTGCGAACTGCGGCAGAACCAGAGCACCGGTGCGTGGAGCATGTACCAGGAGGGCATCTACGCCCCCGGCACGGACACCCGCTGGATGGGCTCGATCTGCATGGACAACAACGGATCGATCGGCCTCTCTTACCTGCGCTCGAACTCCACCAGCATGTACCCCAGCCTCTACTGGACCGGCCGCCGCTCGTGCGATCCGCTCGGCACGCTGCCGCTGACCGAATCGCTCGTGGTGGCGGGCACGGGTCACCAGACCGGCACCAATCGGGTGGGCGATTACGCGCACCAGTGCCTGGACCCCGACGGTGTGACGTTCTGGAGCACCAGCGAGTACATGGGCGGTACCAGCGGGGCCAGCGCCGCACGCACACGCATCTTCTCCTACCAGATCACCCCGTGCAGCAACGCCGCCGGTGTCAGCATCGCGCTCACGGGCGGCACCAACCCCACCTGCACCGGGGCGGGCGTCACCTTCACGGCCACGCCCACCAACGGAGGCACCAGCCCCAGCTACCAATGGCGCGTGAACGGCGCGAACGTGGGCACCAACTCGCCCACCTTCACCTCCACCACACTGACGAACGGGGCGGTGGTATCCTGTGTGATGACCTCCAACCTCGCCGGGGTGACGGGCAACCCGGCCACCAGCAACGCGATCACCATGACGGTGAGCGGCACGGTGACCCCTGCGGTGAGCATCGCCATCACGGCCGGGAGCAACCCGACCAATTCCGGCAGCAGTGTGACCTTCACGGCCACGCCCACCAATGGAGGCACCAGCCCCGGCTACCAGTGGCGCGTGAACGGCGCGAACGTGGGCACGAACAGCGCCACCTACACCACCACCACGCTCACCAATGGTGCCGTGGTCGGTTGCGTGATGACCTCGAACTCGCCCTGCGCCTCGCCCACCACGGCCACCAGCAACTCCATCACCATGACGGTGAACACGGTGGTCACCTATTGCACGGCAGGCACCTCGAACACCGCCTACGAGCGCATCACCAACGTGAGCATGGGCAGCATCAACAATCCGAGCGGGGCCTCCTCCTACTCCAACTTCACCAACCTGAGCACGACCGTCAGCGTGGGCGTGGCCCAGTCCATCACCGTCACCATCGGCAACCCGTATTCCACGGACCGCGTGCTCATCTGGTGCGACTGGAACCGCAACGGCACGCTCACCGATGCCGGTGAGGCCGTGTACGCCTCTCCCCAGGGCGTGGGACCGTTCACCACCAGCATCACCGCTCCGACCGGCACCACGACGGGCGCCGTGCGCATGCGGATCCGCCTCACGGACGCAGCGGCCGGGGCGAACCTCACTCCCTGCGGCACCTCCACCTACGGCGAGGTGGAGGATTATACGCTGAACGTCACGGGCACCCTGGCGCCGGTGGTGGTCGCCGATGCTCCGCCCCAGGAGGTGTCCGCCGTGCGCATGGAGACACTGGACGTGTTCCCGAACCCCAGCGCCGGGGAGTGCACCGTGAAGGCCAGCAGCCCGGGCACCTACTACCTGCTCAATGAACAGGGTGTGCTGGTGCGCTCCTTCACGATCACCGGCACCCAGGCTCCGGTGCAGCTGACCGACCTCGCATCGGGCACCTACGTGATCTCGGGACAGACCGCCACCGGCATCGTGAAGCGCAAGCTCATCGTGAACCGCTGA
- the eno gene encoding phosphopyruvate hydratase, which produces MSLIAKIQAREILDSRGNPTIEVDVFTDEGDMGRAAVPSGASTGAHEAMELRDGDKKRYLGKGVTKAVEHVNTTLNDELHGAPVDQQALIDKAMMGLDGTPNKSNLGANAILGVSLAVAKAAASQAGLPLYRYVGGANASTLPVPLMNILNGGAHADNKVDVQEFMIMPVGATSFAQGLRMGAEVFHHLKAVLKGRGLGTNVGDEGGFAPDLPSNEEALKVVMQAIEKAGYRPGEDIVLALDCASTEFYDAKKKRYVLESTGDSLTSDEMVAFWKDWCKRYPIVSIEDGMAEDDWAGWKKLTEAVGSTIQLVGDDLFVTNTARLAEGIDKGIANSILVKVNQIGTLTETLEAVEMAHRAGYSAVMSHRSGETEDTTIADLAVATNCGMIKTGSASRSDRIAKYNQLLRIEEQLSKSGRYPGRAIRFGR; this is translated from the coding sequence ATGAGCCTGATCGCCAAGATCCAAGCCCGCGAGATCCTGGATTCCCGCGGCAACCCCACCATCGAAGTGGACGTGTTCACCGATGAGGGCGACATGGGCCGTGCCGCCGTCCCCAGCGGCGCTAGCACCGGCGCCCACGAGGCCATGGAGCTGCGCGACGGCGACAAGAAGCGCTACCTCGGCAAGGGCGTCACCAAGGCCGTGGAGCATGTGAACACGACCCTGAACGATGAGCTGCACGGGGCACCCGTGGATCAGCAGGCCTTGATCGACAAGGCGATGATGGGACTGGACGGCACCCCGAACAAGAGCAACCTGGGCGCGAACGCCATCCTGGGCGTGAGCCTCGCCGTGGCCAAGGCCGCCGCCAGCCAGGCCGGGTTGCCGCTCTACCGCTATGTGGGCGGCGCCAACGCCTCCACCCTGCCGGTGCCCTTGATGAACATCCTCAACGGTGGTGCGCACGCCGACAACAAGGTGGATGTCCAGGAATTCATGATCATGCCCGTGGGCGCCACCAGCTTCGCGCAGGGCCTGCGCATGGGCGCCGAGGTCTTCCACCACCTGAAGGCCGTGCTGAAAGGCCGCGGCCTCGGCACCAACGTGGGTGACGAAGGCGGGTTCGCACCCGACCTGCCCAGCAACGAGGAGGCCCTCAAGGTGGTGATGCAGGCCATCGAGAAGGCGGGTTACAGGCCGGGAGAGGACATCGTGCTCGCCCTCGATTGCGCCAGCACGGAGTTCTACGACGCCAAGAAGAAACGCTACGTGCTGGAAAGCACAGGCGACAGCCTCACCAGCGACGAGATGGTGGCCTTCTGGAAGGACTGGTGCAAGCGCTACCCCATCGTGAGCATCGAGGACGGCATGGCCGAGGACGACTGGGCCGGCTGGAAGAAGCTCACCGAGGCCGTGGGGTCCACCATCCAACTGGTGGGCGACGACCTGTTCGTGACCAACACCGCGCGGCTGGCCGAAGGCATCGACAAGGGCATCGCCAACAGCATCCTGGTGAAGGTGAACCAGATCGGCACGCTGACCGAGACCCTGGAGGCCGTGGAGATGGCGCACCGCGCCGGCTACTCCGCCGTGATGAGCCACCGCAGCGGGGAAACGGAGGACACCACGATCGCCGACCTGGCCGTGGCCACCAACTGCGGCATGATCAAGACCGGAAGCGCCAGCCGGAGCGACCGGATCGCGAAGTACAACCAACTGCTGCGCATCGAGGAGCAGTTGAGCAAGAGCGGCCGCTACCCGGGCAGGGCCATTCGCTTCGGCCGCTGA
- the carA gene encoding glutamine-hydrolyzing carbamoyl-phosphate synthase small subunit: protein MLVSQRPKAVLLLADGTLFEGRAIGATGIATGEICFNTGMTGYQEIFSDPSYTGQLMVMASPHIGNYGVKAGEEESARVTIAGLVVKKFSDVWSRPGGTGSLEDHLRQAGTVGISEVDTRRLVRHIRDHGAQNAVISSTELDPTRLRERLLAVPSMAGLELSSRVTAATAFEAGDPGSPHRVALVDFGVKTNILRCLTERGCLVRVFPMHTPLEDILSWRPSGFLLSNGPGDPAAMPASVALVTAIRSTGLPVFGICLGHQLLAESLGIGTEKMHHGHRGINHPVKNLVTGHDEITSQNHGFVARRAQAEAHADVEITHVHLNDGSIAGLRLKGRPVFSVQHHPEAGPGPNDARYLFDDFVENMKAHTAVPKPLHQNA from the coding sequence ATGTTGGTCAGCCAACGCCCCAAGGCCGTCCTGTTGCTCGCGGACGGCACCTTGTTCGAGGGCCGCGCCATCGGCGCAACGGGCATCGCCACGGGCGAGATCTGCTTCAATACGGGGATGACCGGGTACCAGGAGATCTTCTCCGACCCCAGCTACACCGGCCAGCTCATGGTGATGGCCTCGCCCCACATCGGCAACTATGGCGTCAAGGCCGGTGAGGAGGAGAGCGCCCGCGTGACCATCGCCGGGCTCGTGGTGAAAAAGTTCAGCGACGTGTGGAGCCGGCCCGGTGGCACGGGGTCCCTGGAGGATCACCTGAGACAGGCCGGTACCGTGGGCATCAGCGAGGTGGACACGCGTCGACTGGTGCGCCATATCCGTGACCATGGTGCGCAGAACGCGGTCATCAGCAGCACCGAGCTGGATCCAACGCGCCTGCGCGAACGCCTGCTCGCCGTGCCCTCCATGGCCGGGCTGGAACTGAGCAGCCGTGTGACCGCCGCCACCGCCTTTGAAGCGGGCGACCCCGGCTCCCCCCATCGCGTGGCCTTGGTGGATTTCGGTGTGAAGACCAACATCCTGCGCTGCCTCACCGAGCGCGGATGCCTGGTGCGCGTGTTCCCCATGCACACCCCCTTGGAGGACATCCTCTCCTGGCGGCCCAGCGGCTTCCTGCTCAGCAACGGCCCGGGCGACCCGGCCGCCATGCCCGCCAGCGTGGCGCTGGTGACCGCCATCCGATCCACCGGCCTGCCCGTGTTCGGCATCTGCCTGGGGCATCAGCTCCTGGCCGAGAGCCTCGGCATCGGCACCGAGAAGATGCACCACGGCCATCGCGGGATCAATCACCCGGTGAAGAACCTGGTGACCGGGCACGACGAGATCACCAGCCAGAACCATGGATTCGTGGCCCGCCGCGCCCAGGCCGAAGCCCATGCCGATGTGGAGATCACCCACGTGCACCTCAACGACGGCAGCATCGCCGGGCTGCGCCTCAAGGGGCGGCCCGTGTTCAGCGTACAGCACCATCCCGAAGCGGGTCCCGGCCCCAACGATGCGCGCTATCTCTTTGACGACTTCGTGGAGAACATGAAGGCGCACACCGCCGTACCAAAGCCCCTTCACCAGAACGCATGA
- a CDS encoding PQQ-dependent sugar dehydrogenase, translated as MLLPALLGALAAVAQPPDFTVTTIASGINAPTTAAFLPDGRILVGQKDGLIRISTTPVAQAPVTLATYMVLPVDNSAEHGLVGLWISPYFATDSAVFVYRSTDGQRNRLSTFKHLGSSALPSSETLIWETPVYTGCCHTGGAFAFLPDTTILLAVGDDHTPANAQDMASAFGKLHRFRWDGSAPDDNPFADATPGPLNANGVLKTIYCSGLRNPFRGHFDPQTDRFLIGTVGANNHALAWEDVHLAAPGANFGWPICGELGRLPDGTCDDPAFTDPLITYPHLGLGAAVTGGVTYRGSNYPGIWNGRYFYGDFIRGWVKWAQLDALGSVVAEGTFMDTTHYGGTQANFCTQFLTGPGGDLFYLSYYDLPAFTGAVKRVVHVPSSGPQCVNAEADLSFGVGPQLTVSFSAQAVDPLGGNPTYTWSWSDGAPAASGPNVQHTFTGPGTFFAELQVANALDTVVCASIPITVLPHEVEMNVDVLLDGPFEPLLGWMRDELRVQGLIPDVEPYSALGLTPTAGPGATLTPGALNNGGPEAVVDWVLIELRDATDPNVLIDRAPALLQRNGQVVSLDGVSPLIMTAPARFAHVAVRHRNHLAAMSAAPLDLGSSTLSLDLRDPSTACYGSEPRRERGNLRTLWTGNATLDGKVSYVGATNDRDAVLVSIGGTPPTAVSSGYLQADVNLDGLVKYTGSRNDRDLVLVTIGGATPTAVRLEQLP; from the coding sequence ATGCTGCTGCCGGCCCTACTGGGTGCCCTTGCCGCTGTCGCCCAACCCCCCGACTTCACCGTCACCACCATCGCCAGCGGGATCAATGCCCCCACGACCGCCGCGTTCCTGCCGGACGGACGCATCCTGGTGGGCCAGAAGGACGGCCTCATCCGCATCTCCACCACCCCGGTGGCCCAGGCCCCGGTGACCCTGGCGACCTACATGGTGCTGCCGGTGGATAACAGCGCCGAGCATGGCCTGGTGGGCCTCTGGATCAGCCCCTATTTCGCCACCGACTCGGCCGTGTTCGTCTACCGTTCCACCGACGGGCAGCGCAACCGGCTGTCGACCTTCAAACACCTGGGCAGCAGTGCGCTCCCCAGCAGCGAAACGCTGATCTGGGAGACCCCGGTCTACACAGGCTGCTGCCACACCGGCGGGGCCTTCGCGTTCCTGCCGGACACCACCATCCTGCTCGCCGTCGGCGATGACCACACCCCTGCGAACGCGCAGGACATGGCCAGCGCCTTCGGCAAGCTTCACCGCTTCCGGTGGGACGGCAGTGCGCCCGATGACAACCCCTTCGCCGACGCCACACCGGGGCCGTTGAACGCCAATGGTGTGCTGAAGACCATCTACTGCAGCGGCCTGCGCAACCCCTTTCGTGGTCATTTCGACCCGCAGACCGACCGGTTCTTGATCGGCACGGTGGGTGCGAACAACCACGCCCTGGCCTGGGAGGACGTGCATCTGGCGGCACCGGGCGCCAACTTCGGCTGGCCGATCTGTGGCGAACTGGGCCGGCTCCCGGACGGCACCTGTGACGACCCCGCCTTCACCGATCCGCTGATCACCTACCCACACCTCGGCCTGGGCGCGGCCGTCACGGGCGGAGTGACCTACCGCGGCAGCAACTATCCCGGCATCTGGAACGGCCGTTACTTCTACGGCGACTTCATCCGCGGCTGGGTGAAGTGGGCCCAGCTGGACGCCTTGGGGAGTGTGGTGGCCGAGGGGACCTTCATGGACACCACGCACTATGGGGGAACACAGGCGAACTTCTGTACCCAGTTCCTCACCGGCCCCGGTGGCGACCTGTTCTACCTGTCCTACTACGACCTGCCCGCCTTCACGGGTGCCGTGAAACGCGTGGTCCACGTGCCCAGCTCGGGGCCCCAGTGCGTGAACGCCGAGGCCGACCTCTCCTTCGGTGTCGGTCCCCAGCTGACGGTCTCCTTCAGCGCGCAGGCCGTGGACCCCCTCGGCGGCAACCCGACCTACACCTGGTCGTGGTCCGATGGCGCCCCGGCCGCCAGCGGGCCCAACGTGCAGCACACCTTCACCGGCCCCGGCACCTTCTTCGCCGAACTGCAGGTGGCCAACGCGCTGGACACCGTGGTGTGCGCGAGCATCCCCATCACCGTGCTGCCGCACGAGGTGGAGATGAACGTGGACGTGCTCCTCGACGGTCCTTTCGAACCGCTGCTCGGCTGGATGCGCGACGAATTGCGCGTGCAGGGTCTGATCCCCGATGTGGAGCCCTATTCCGCCCTGGGCCTCACCCCCACCGCCGGACCCGGGGCCACATTGACACCGGGCGCGCTGAACAACGGCGGACCGGAAGCCGTGGTGGACTGGGTCCTGATCGAACTGCGGGATGCGACCGATCCCAACGTGCTCATCGACCGTGCTCCGGCGCTTCTTCAGCGCAACGGTCAGGTGGTCTCGCTGGACGGCGTGTCACCGCTGATCATGACGGCGCCTGCGCGCTTCGCCCATGTGGCCGTGCGGCACCGCAACCACCTGGCCGCGATGTCGGCCGCGCCGCTCGACCTGGGCAGCTCGACGCTGTCGCTGGACCTGCGCGATCCGTCGACGGCCTGTTACGGTAGCGAGCCACGCCGCGAACGCGGCAACCTGCGCACGCTGTGGACCGGCAACGCCACCTTGGACGGCAAGGTGAGCTACGTGGGCGCGACCAACGACCGGGATGCGGTGCTGGTGTCGATCGGCGGAACGCCTCCCACGGCGGTGAGCAGCGGATACCTGCAGGCCGATGTGAACCTGGACGGCCTGGTGAAGTACACCGGCTCGCGCAACGACCGCGATCTGGTGCTGGTGACCATCGGTGGCGCGACCCCCACGGCCGTGCGCCTGGAACAGCTGCCCTGA
- a CDS encoding acyltransferase, producing MRPSRSHIPALDGLRGLAALFVLFGHFPAIEHFTVLRRAFTWFDSAALGVDVFFALSGFLITRIILADKAADAFGLRTFYLRRALRIMPIYYLTILVVGFLITWEHAGWSALYLGNFTFAFDPAQHPLRHVWSLAVEEHFYLVWPLVLAKVSVRTARRLAFPVLPGLAIGLAAITCQLMPAADVDALIIRGSMYRMLSICLGAWVAFEEERSRRLSLPIVIGMAVLALLLPHFTIHSLEQRWGSLFVSNYTIKLMVLACASLCWLLVALNLDQLAARYPVMGIPRAMLVHPVLRSIGLISYGLYLYHYPILFRTGSMEEVLLGPGRAVMELALVFTVPVLSWFLIERPLLAFKDRIGRATG from the coding sequence ATGCGGCCCTCCCGATCCCATATCCCAGCCCTCGACGGCCTTCGCGGACTTGCTGCGCTGTTCGTGCTCTTCGGGCATTTTCCGGCCATCGAGCATTTCACCGTCCTGCGCAGGGCCTTCACCTGGTTCGATTCCGCGGCGCTGGGGGTCGACGTGTTCTTCGCCCTGAGCGGATTCCTCATCACGCGCATCATCCTCGCCGACAAGGCTGCGGATGCCTTCGGTCTCCGCACCTTCTACCTCCGCCGCGCCTTGCGCATCATGCCGATCTACTACCTCACCATCCTCGTGGTCGGGTTCCTCATCACCTGGGAACACGCCGGATGGTCGGCGCTCTACCTCGGCAATTTCACCTTCGCCTTCGATCCGGCACAGCATCCCCTTCGGCACGTGTGGTCCTTGGCGGTCGAAGAGCACTTCTACCTGGTGTGGCCGCTCGTGCTTGCGAAGGTGAGCGTGCGGACGGCGCGGCGGCTGGCCTTTCCCGTCCTCCCCGGGTTGGCCATCGGGCTGGCCGCCATCACGTGCCAGCTGATGCCGGCGGCGGACGTCGATGCGCTGATCATCCGGGGGTCGATGTACCGGATGCTCTCGATCTGCCTGGGGGCGTGGGTGGCCTTTGAGGAGGAGCGTTCCAGAAGGCTTTCGCTCCCCATCGTCATCGGAATGGCGGTGCTGGCGTTGCTCCTCCCGCATTTCACGATACACAGCCTCGAGCAGCGATGGGGAAGTCTCTTTGTATCGAACTACACGATCAAGTTGATGGTGCTCGCCTGTGCATCACTGTGCTGGCTTCTTGTGGCGTTGAACCTTGACCAACTGGCCGCGCGGTATCCGGTCATGGGTATTCCACGGGCCATGCTGGTCCACCCGGTGCTCCGGTCCATCGGTCTGATCAGCTACGGGCTGTACCTCTACCATTACCCGATCCTGTTCCGCACCGGGTCCATGGAGGAGGTGCTCCTCGGGCCTGGGCGCGCGGTGATGGAACTGGCCTTGGTGTTCACCGTGCCGGTCCTGTCCTGGTTCCTGATCGAGCGGCCGCTGCTCGCGTTCAAGGACAGGATCGGTCGGGCGACGGGTTGA
- the rplQ gene encoding 50S ribosomal protein L17, with translation MRHGNKNNALSRKKAHRDALLSNLACSLIAHKRINTTLAKARALRRYVEPLITRSKDDSMHNRRTVFTYLQNKEATAALFRDVAPKVAARPGGYTRIIKLGNRLGDASEMAMIELVDFNTVYTTEKTAGAEVKRTRRSRRPAGEKTAAPKAPKAEGGEGATE, from the coding sequence ATGAGACACGGCAACAAGAACAACGCGCTGAGCCGCAAGAAGGCCCACCGCGACGCCCTGCTGAGCAACCTGGCCTGCTCGCTGATCGCACACAAGCGCATCAACACCACGCTGGCCAAGGCCCGTGCGCTGCGCCGTTACGTGGAGCCCCTGATCACGCGCAGCAAGGACGACAGCATGCACAACCGCCGCACGGTGTTCACCTACCTGCAGAACAAGGAGGCCACCGCCGCCCTGTTCCGCGATGTGGCGCCGAAGGTGGCCGCTCGTCCGGGAGGCTACACGCGCATCATCAAGCTGGGCAACCGTTTGGGAGATGCGAGCGAGATGGCCATGATCGAACTGGTGGACTTCAACACCGTGTACACCACGGAGAAGACCGCCGGTGCCGAGGTGAAGCGCACGCGCCGCAGCCGCCGCCCCGCCGGCGAAAAGACCGCCGCTCCCAAGGCCCCGAAGGCCGAAGGTGGAGAAGGCGCCACCGAGTAA
- a CDS encoding DNA-directed RNA polymerase subunit alpha, protein MPILDFQRPDKVVMIESDDQRGSFEFRPLEPGYGITIGNALRRILLSSLEGHAITAIRVDGVEHEFSTIKGVIEDVTEIVLNLKQVRFRRQLEDVSTEKVSFTITGKEAFTAGDIGKHTTGFQVLNPEHVICHMEPSVKLTIELTIGKGRGYVPADENKTGTAPVGTIFIDSVFTPIKNVKYTVENTRVEQKTDYEKLTIEVVTDGSITPKNALQEAAKILIHHFMLFSDERISLEIEERVQEEEFDETSLHMRQLLKTKLVDMDLSVRALNCLKAADIETLGDLVSYNKNDLLKFRNFGKKSLTELEDLVENKGLSFGMNVSKYKLDKE, encoded by the coding sequence ATGCCCATCCTTGATTTCCAGCGGCCCGACAAGGTCGTGATGATCGAAAGTGACGACCAGCGCGGTTCCTTCGAGTTCCGCCCCCTGGAGCCCGGCTACGGCATCACCATCGGTAACGCCCTGCGCCGCATCCTGCTCAGCAGCCTCGAAGGACACGCCATCACGGCCATTCGCGTCGACGGCGTCGAGCACGAGTTCAGCACCATCAAGGGCGTCATTGAGGACGTCACCGAGATCGTCCTCAACCTCAAGCAGGTGCGCTTCCGCCGCCAGCTGGAGGACGTCAGCACCGAGAAGGTGTCCTTCACCATCACCGGCAAGGAGGCCTTCACAGCAGGCGACATCGGCAAGCACACCACCGGCTTCCAGGTGCTCAACCCCGAGCACGTCATCTGCCACATGGAACCCTCCGTGAAGCTCACCATCGAGCTCACCATCGGCAAAGGCCGCGGCTACGTGCCCGCCGATGAGAACAAGACCGGCACCGCGCCCGTGGGCACCATCTTCATCGACAGCGTCTTCACGCCCATCAAGAACGTGAAGTACACCGTGGAGAACACCCGCGTGGAGCAGAAGACCGACTACGAGAAACTCACCATCGAGGTGGTCACCGACGGCTCCATCACCCCGAAGAACGCCCTCCAGGAGGCCGCCAAGATCCTCATCCACCACTTCATGCTGTTCAGCGACGAGCGCATCAGCCTGGAGATCGAGGAGCGCGTGCAGGAGGAGGAGTTCGACGAGACCAGCCTGCACATGCGTCAGCTGCTGAAGACCAAGCTGGTGGACATGGACCTGAGCGTGCGCGCCCTCAACTGCCTGAAGGCCGCCGACATCGAGACCCTGGGCGACCTGGTGAGCTACAACAAGAACGACCTGTTGAAGTTCCGCAACTTCGGCAAGAAGAGCCTCACCGAGCTGGAGGACCTGGTGGAGAACAAGGGCCTGAGCTTCGGCATGAACGTGAGCAAGTACAAACTGGACAAGGAGTGA